A window of Magnolia sinica isolate HGM2019 chromosome 13, MsV1, whole genome shotgun sequence genomic DNA:
TCGAACACATCATTTCTGATTTCTTGACGTCCTGTTCATCTATGGTTTTGTTCAATTTGTTTCTCCCATCATGCTTTTACAGATGAAATATCGACAGCGGGTCCTTGGTTTGATGCTCGTTTCCCCTCTATGCAAGGCACCATCTTGGACAGAATGGTTGTATAACAAGGTCCCTTGTCTGAACCCGTGTTACATTCTCTTTGCAGGCCTAAGGATATTTGATTCTTATAATAAATAAGGCCCGTATCAATAATCTGCAGGTgttgtcgaacttcttgtacttcTATGGAATGTGTGGTGTAGTGAAGGAGTGCTTGCTTCAACGGTACTTCAGCAATGTATGATACTGGTTTGTTGTAATTCATCTTGTTTTGATGTTCTCTCCTGGAATAAACTGGGATTGATTCACATCTGGCCATTTGTTGGCAGGAAGTACGGGGCAGCGAATATGTTCCTGAGTCGGATATTGTACAAGCATGCAGACATGTTAGTGCTCATTCCTCTCCACAGTAGTTTTTGCTGCATGGCGGGAATTTCAGAAGAAAATGAGTCCTTGTTGGTTCCTAACTTTGTATTTTGATTGTATGCCTGATGGTTCCTAACTTTGTATATGCCTGATGCAGTTGCTTGAACAGAGGCAGAGTTCAAATGTATTGCGGTTTCTTCAAGCATTGAGTGGGTAAACCCTCATGAACTTGGCCGTCATTTTCCCCACACTGGTCTTGGCAGCTCTGTGTCATTCTTACAAACTGACGATGTGTTGAAATTGCAGGAGACGCGACATTAGTGAAGGATTGAAGAAACTACAGTGTCGGACTCTAATATTTGTTGGCGAGAACTCTCCATTCCATGCCGAGGCCCTCCACATGACCTCAAAATTGGATAGAAGATACAGTGCTCTGGTCGAGGTATAATACTATCCATATACAGTGTTAGTATGTGCAAGTGTGACATGCGTGTGCATGTGGGGGGGCTTATTTACTGGCGTTCTTTGCTTGTCAGGTTCAAGCATGCGGATCGATGGTGACGGAGGAGCAGCCCCATGCAATGCTGATACCAATGGAGTACTTTCTAATGGGGTATGGGCTTTACCGGCCATGCCAGCTGAGCGGCAGCCCACGGAGCCCGCTGAGCCCATCATGCATCTCGCCGGAGCTGCTCTCACCAGAAAGCATGGGCTTGAAGCTAAAGCCCATAAAGACGCGTGTTTCGCTGCAAGTTTAATGTGAGGACATGTAGGTAGGAtgagatgagagagggagagttgggatGGTGGTAGAGAGTCGATGTTGTAATAATATTGGAGTtccatttaaattttttttttttttttgttcttcttcttcttcttcttcctccaccaTTTTCATGATATCATTTGATGTGGGGGGTGGGGGGTTTGGTGGGGAGGTGTAGATAGTGTGGTAGGTGACAGAAAGGGGAAAGAGCAGATATGATGGTGAGAATGAGTGAGGGAgggggggagggagggagattCTATTCCATTCATTTGTAGTCGCAGTCATAAGGTGTCTGTCTTGTCTTGTCTTGGTCTTGTAAATCCTCATTATTTATGATTactgataataataataagaaagatTCGAGGATgagaaggtgggcctcaatcatgatGGGGTTggccttcttttcttcctctttttttttccccctcttctTCGCTGTTGTTGAAAGAGCTGTGCTGttattctcctctctctcttgtccatcgtatttctttatcattttatatACGTGTAATGGTGATGATGGTTTCTTAATCTTCTTATTGGGGTGTGTGTGGATGATTGCTTGCTTTGtgtgaaaaaaggaaagaagggcGTTGTTTCTTTAATGTCATTCCCATAAAATAGAGGATGTATGCTTTAGTGTCTACTCTTAATATACATTTTCTGAAGGGATTAAAATGTTGAGTGTAACGCTGTATTGCTGAGCGAAGAGCGTTTAGATGAGATGTATGAATCGTGCCAAAGTCAAATGCTATTTTGCGCACCTCCTACCATAAACGCATGGGAAGTGGTAGGCCATCCCATTACCGGGAAAACAGGGGGATTGGAGTACGGCAACAATCAGCGGCTAGCCAAGGAACGAATGGACGGACCCGCCCATCCACACATGCCATACTCAGAAAGCAAAGGGATTGGACTGGTCTGCTCAGTCTGTCTACGAGCCTGGCTTGGCTTGGTCCGTCCATTTAAGATTTCACTGGCATTTTTTGGAAGCTAAAAGGAAAGGCCCAGATCTTGCAGAAAAGTGTGTGGCTGGCTATGACTATTATGGTCCGTGCTTGGGGTGTTCATTTGGTTCATCATGGGCTACTTTTCAGGCAGCTGAACAGAACTCAGCACAgccgagcctggcc
This region includes:
- the LOC131222856 gene encoding protein NDL1-like isoform X2, whose product is MGDSSGSVSVDMEPISLGGKEHIIQTGRGPVSVAVFGDQDKPALVTYPDLGLNHPNSPIGHDQICHVSKDCSSAQKLPHCCFITSAFTISVLQLGAAAISPKIPVPSADDLADQVANVLDYFGLDVVMCLGVTGGAYILTLFAMKYRQRVLGLMLVSPLCKAPSWTEWLYNKVLSNFLYFYGMCGVVKECLLQRYFSNEVRGSEYVPESDIVQACRHLLEQRQSSNVLRFLQALSGRRDISEGLKKLQCRTLIFVGENSPFHAEALHMTSKLDRRYSALVEVQACGSMVTEEQPHAMLIPMEYFLMGYGLYRPCQLSGSPRSPLSPSCISPELLSPESMGLKLKPIKTRVSLQV
- the LOC131222856 gene encoding protein NDL2-like isoform X1 — its product is MGDSSGSVSVDMEPISLGGKEHIIQTGRGPVSVAVFGDQDKPALVTYPDLGLNHPNSPIGHDQICHVSKDCSSAQKLPHCCFITSAFTISVLQVMRSLGAAAISPKIPVPSADDLADQVANVLDYFGLDVVMCLGVTGGAYILTLFAMKYRQRVLGLMLVSPLCKAPSWTEWLYNKVLSNFLYFYGMCGVVKECLLQRYFSNEVRGSEYVPESDIVQACRHLLEQRQSSNVLRFLQALSGRRDISEGLKKLQCRTLIFVGENSPFHAEALHMTSKLDRRYSALVEVQACGSMVTEEQPHAMLIPMEYFLMGYGLYRPCQLSGSPRSPLSPSCISPELLSPESMGLKLKPIKTRVSLQV
- the LOC131222856 gene encoding protein NDL1-like isoform X3 → MGDSSGSVSVDMEPISLGGKEHIIQTGRGPVSVAVFGDQDKPALVTYPDLGLNHMSCFQGLFFCPEASSLLLHNFCIYHISPPGHALGAAAISPKIPVPSADDLADQVANVLDYFGLDVVMCLGVTGGAYILTLFAMKYRQRVLGLMLVSPLCKAPSWTEWLYNKVLSNFLYFYGMCGVVKECLLQRYFSNEVRGSEYVPESDIVQACRHLLEQRQSSNVLRFLQALSGRRDISEGLKKLQCRTLIFVGENSPFHAEALHMTSKLDRRYSALVEVQACGSMVTEEQPHAMLIPMEYFLMGYGLYRPCQLSGSPRSPLSPSCISPELLSPESMGLKLKPIKTRVSLQV
- the LOC131222856 gene encoding protein NDL1-like isoform X4; the encoded protein is MSCFQGLFFCPEASSLLLHNFCIYHISPPGHALGAAAISPKIPVPSADDLADQVANVLDYFGLDVVMCLGVTGGAYILTLFAMKYRQRVLGLMLVSPLCKAPSWTEWLYNKVLSNFLYFYGMCGVVKECLLQRYFSNEVRGSEYVPESDIVQACRHLLEQRQSSNVLRFLQALSGRRDISEGLKKLQCRTLIFVGENSPFHAEALHMTSKLDRRYSALVEVQACGSMVTEEQPHAMLIPMEYFLMGYGLYRPCQLSGSPRSPLSPSCISPELLSPESMGLKLKPIKTRVSLQV